The Erigeron canadensis isolate Cc75 chromosome 1, C_canadensis_v1, whole genome shotgun sequence genome segment CCAAAAATCGAAAATTATGAAGGAAACTGTGACCCGCCCGTGACTCGCCCGAACCAACCCGGACCTTCACGGGCCAGGTCACGGTTCCATTTTCCTTGCTTTCGCGGGTCggccgggttttgacccgtACACATCCCTACTTCTATATGTTGGTAACACACTAACACTGAGGTAGGATTAGGATATTATCTATTATCTAAATCTTTTGCTTTATAACTTTATACACCGTtgagatattattataaaaaaacctGACATAGAGTGTTTACTTTCTAGTTTATAACTTCATACGCTAGAAActaagggtgcgtttagttcaagaaaactctcttgttttccattttcattttccaaaaaaacatggaaaacaggaaACGCgttcaagttttaattttttagaaaagttttcctagaaaataaaaattcccttttccaacttttgcactaaaattagaaaactgtttttttcagtttttgttttcacttttctattttctaaaccttttataaacctaaaattagaaaacaagtgaatttgaacatgttttctagttttcaaaaatgaaaaaatgaaaaatccatcttttattttgaacgcgttttcaaaattttcaacggttttttagaaatgaaaaaccttttcattttctagaaaactaaaaatggaaaacttaaaaacaatttctccaactaaacgcgccctaaaatctttttaaaaattccatccATATCTTGAGTTATGCGGACACACAACTAGttatttagaaaaataataaacaatcgAGTTAAAAGTAGAGTGAAAGAAAGTAGGACGCGTTtagttcacagaatgttttgggaagaaatggaatctttcaaaggaattggaatttgaaggaatggaatttgacggaatgtttttgattttttgaaaattcaagtgattgaaggaatgaaatttcttcctccatccccaaggaatggagattccatcaaatgatgaaatgtttacattcctatggaatgagattccttcttTTTTGTgtaaccaaacgcactaaggagtgaaattcaattccaattccatcaaattccatcaaattctgtgaactaAACGCGAcctaacaaaacaaaagagcGAGGCAGGCAGCAGCTGAATTGGACTTGCTATGTCGGTATGAATGAATCACACCTCACAAAAATATCAAAACCAACGTCTTCTAATAAATAGCTTTTTGGGTGGGTGATTAATGAGTGAATGAATGGGGAACCATCATAGTAACTCACACGGGGGCCACCATCATCACTTTCGAAACCGTAAAAacaacattaataataataataataatcctaataatgataattataacCCCCTtcactcttcttcttcttcttcttcatcatcaacagcaacagcagcagcaggAAGCAATCAAATGAGGATGCCGTACGATGGTGTGGAATCCAGCTTACGAGGAATAGCTGGTCAGGCTGAAGGATTTGGTCGGCATGCCATCGGTGGTCTTCACGGACCCATCTATCATGTTACCACTTTATCAGGTTCTATTCCACATTACATCACTTGTagtattaaaagttttttttttttcttttaaaaaaagcttcttcaattttcaaaacaaaaaaagaattcAAATTACTCAAGATTCACAGTTACACAAAAAGCtagagtataaatatataatgaaaaaggAAATACATAATAATCAACAAAATGACTGGATGTTATATCTCTCAAAGAAATGGGTTTACTGTCTCAAGTTTGTTTAGCCTACAACTCTCATATACTTAATTTTGAGGGaggtgatccctacacaacacaattttgccatacacaacaatacatGCATCAGACAGTTGTATTGTACAaccttttaatgcatatattgttgtgtatggtaaaactgtgttgtgtagggatcatttCCCTAATTTTGATATGCCCCTTCCCGACCATGGAACTTATTTCGTCTATTTTAAACGTTTTTTATaggttattaaaattttaaaatgtgtCTTGTTgggccatttttttttatttgtttccaaaacgatttaatatatttttaatgaccTACAACACCCAAAAAAATTTGGTTGGAAAGGACAGATAAAAAGCTACGTAAGATTCTAGGCAATAAACCCAAATGAAAAATATACCTAGTTGACAGTAAGTGGAAGCCAATGTTCGGTCAGCGCATCTGATGTAGTGACAACTGTTGTTTACTTAGATACCGTCTCTATATGATCACAGGCTCAATCGTTTTGTGTTCAATTCGTTTAATGCTTCGATGTGTATTTCATTTCTAGATGATTGATGTTTATGAGAAACATGAAATCCGAGGATGTTATTTCGGATCAATATACCCAAATGCAAATTGACATTACTTAGCTCTGATAtagattatttgtttttttttttcgtattTGTAAGATTGTTTCTACAAGCATCACATTTTCACAAATTCATTCTCCAAGAGTTGTTTCGGTTAGAGTTTTGTTTTATCTGATGTAGAAATCAAGTTGCATTGCGTTGTTACCAGACTTGTCAGGGTCATATATTAACGCAAATCATTGTTTAAAGGAATTGTGCTATGTGAAAAGATTTGAAGTTTGACTTTGTTGTAGATGACGGGCCTGGATCACTTCGTGCTGGATGTCGCAATAAAGAACCTTTGTGGATTGTATTTGATGTTTCGGGTACCATTGGACTGTCATCTTATTTAAATGTGTCTTCTTATAAGACAATTGATGGACGGGGACAAAGGGTTAAGATAACTGGTAAAGGCCTTAGGCTCAAAGAATGTGAACATGTGATCATCTGCAACTTAGAATTTGAAGGTGGTAGAGGACCCGATGTAGATGCcattcaaatcaagcccaattCAAAGCATATATGGATTGATCGTTGCAGCCTTAAGGATTATGATGATGGATTGATCGATATCACCCGTCAAAGCACATATATTACCATTTCCCGGTAATTACTCTTAGAGTTAATTGGTGTATGTGCTATGAAACTAGTTATGTGATGTGATAGGAAGTATCTGATAGATTTGCTTGCTAAGATTCGACCAACTAATCTACCTTACTTCGTGCATGTAGTTGCAACTTTTCAAACCATGACAAAACAATGCTTATTGGAGCCGACGCGTCCCACCATGGTGACAGATGTATGTGTGTCACCATTCACCATTGTTTCTTTGATGGAACCCGACAGCGTCATCCTCGTGTTAGGTTTGCCAAAGTACATCTGTATAACAATTACACCAGAAACTGGGGTATTTATGCTGTCTGCGCCAGTGTTGAATCACAGGTCAATATACTACAGaaactttatttatttcctttctctttctttcttgttcAAGCATATATATGAGTATCATACAGCTTATTGATTGATTTCTTGTAGATATACTCACAATGCAATATATACGAAGCAGGACAGAAGAAGGTAGCTTTTAAATATCTAACTGAGAAGGTAAAACATATTCTCTTTGCATCCTTTTACATAcctgattttttttgttatgattGGTAAAGAAAGGGAAACTTTGATACTAGTTCTAGTAATTTCAAAGTCGGTAATTATTTAGAGCATTTATTCCTAAATGGTTACCATCGCACTTGTGGCTTAGTGGTTATCATCCTGGACTTCTTTACAAGAGGTCTGAGGTTTCATTCCCGCTAGGTACAATATCGGAGATGGCCAGGGAAATGTTTGAAAAGACGTAACCTGAATAGGGAAAACTTAATGTGTTTAGTCCTAAATGGTTACAACTAGGTCGTTCTATGTTGTGCAGGCAGCTGACAAAGAGGAAGCATGCACGGGATGCATTATATCTGAGGGTGACCTATTTACGACTGGTACTACACCAGGCTTATTGGAAACTACCGCAGGAAGTAGCATGTTTCATCCAAGCCAACAATACCAAACATGGACAGTCGAACCTCCAACACAGGATCTCAAACTAATTCTCCAGAATTGTACAGGATGGCAAGGTGTTCCACTCCCACTTGGTGAGCGACCAGTTGCAAAATTTTCTGTACATGTTTAAATATGTCATAATTGAAGGACACTTAATCACATGTTCGTATGGCTGATGCTTGTAATGAACCTCCAGTTCATGTAAGCTTACTAAAAGGGTCATACATATCAAGTATCCGAACTTCTACATGTAAGATAtaacttgatatatattttgtttgatatatttttattttttctaatcatTATGAAAGTATGTAAAAAATATGGAATTCTTTCCTATTTAAGGTTTTTATGCACGTTATATTATTAACTAATAATGTATTGACTTTATTATCAATAACTTGTCTTTTTTATTAACCAAatgttttgtgtttttaatataaaagtgaAATGAAGGGTGGGTCCTGTTTTCAGTGTGGTGCTAATGTGACAACTTTTTCAGTGTTTTTTTGTGCGACTGTTATGGGTGCTCTAACATTAACAACATACCTTCttcatcctcatcctcatcatcagatAATGCACCAGCAAGCAACAAAATGACATTTCCATATGCTCGTGTCGATTCCAGCTTACGAGGTCTGGCTGGTCAAGCTGAAGGATTTGGTCGGCACGCCATTGGTGGACTTCATGGACCCGTATATCATGTTACCATTCTATCAGGTCTGTCAGGGGATCTTTTAAACActtatatatattcgaatctgGGTAATTATTCTCCATaaggaaaaaaagttatatCCAGGGTCACTCAAGACAAAACAAAAGGATAAAGTCCTAATAATTTTAGTGTTATTAAGGGTTTTGAGTCGAGTTTGAAAACAAGTTACACATGGTATAATTAACTGAAATTGTGAACCCTAAATAGCGGGGGTTTAGAAGTTGCACCTCAAGTCAATGACCCATTCTGCTAGTCAGCAACACTCGTATGTTACTGACTCATGCTTATCAATAGGTCACAATGATCTTTGATCAAGATAAGTTTAACACTTTAACTtcaacttttttaaataaagcTTTTGGCTGTGTCATGTTTTCCTTAAAAATTTCTGACACTGTCTTGTACAAAGTTCAAATCATATATAACTGGAAATCATTTTAAAAGGCGTGATTTCGGGTACCATTATACTGTTGAGAAGTTTTGAACTTGTTGTAGATGACGGGCCTGGATCACTTCGTGCTGGATGTCGCAAGAAAGAACCTTGGTGGATTGTATTCGATGTTTCGGGGACCATTGAACTGTCGTCTTATTTAAATGTGTCATCTTACAAGACCATTGATGGACGGGGACAGAGGGTTAAGATAACTGGCAAGGGACTTAGGCTTAAAGAATGTGAACACGTGATTATCTGCAACTTAGAGTTTGAAGGTGGTAGAGGACCTGATGTAGATGCgattcaaatcaagcccaattCGAAACATATATGGATTGATCGTTGTAGCCTTAAGGATTATGATGATGGATTGATTGATATTACCCGTCAAAGCACAAATATCACCATTTCCCGGTTATTATTCTTgcttttttacattaattatgtGATGTGATATGAAATAGTAAGGCTTACTAATAAACGCTATAACATATTTGCTTACAAAGCTTTGACCAATtaaacaacattcttctttgtGCATTCAGTTGTCACTTCTCAAAACATGACAAGACAATACTTATTGGAGGCGACGCGTCCAATCATGGTGACAGATGTATGTGTATCACTATTCACCATTGTTTCTTTGATGGAACCCGACAACGTCATCCTCGTGTTAGGTTCGCCAAAGTACATCTATATAACAATTACACCAGAAACTGGGGTATTTATGCCGTCTGCGCCAGTGTTGAATCACAGGTTAATCTGGTGCCGAAACTTTGTTCATCTCGTTAACTTTCATTCATCTTTAAGCACATATGTAATCGTGGtacaactttttaattattcttTTAGATATACTCGCAATGCAATATATATGAAGCAGGTCAGAAGAAGGTGGCTTTCAAATATCTCACTGAGAAGGTAAAGTATATTCTTCTTGCATCATTAAAGTACCCAAATTGCtgttaactttttataattgGTAAAGACATGTGAAATATGTTGCTATCTCTTTTAAATTACAAGGTACTTATGCTAATATTCATATAAGTGTGAAAGTAGGTTTTTATTTAGAGCAAATATCCTTATAAAGTGATAATAAGGTGGTTGTATGTTGAGCAGGCAGCTGACAAAGAGGAGGCAAGCACAGGTTGCATTATATCTCAGGGTGACCTATTTGTGTCTGGTACTCAATCTGGCTTATTGGAACCAACAGCAGAAAGTAGCTCTTTTCACCCGGGGCAACACTACCAAACATGGACGGTTGAACCTCCAACAGAGGACCTTAAACTAACTCTTCAGCATTGTACAGGATGGCAAGGCGTTCCCCTCCCATCTGGTCAGTAACCAATTTTGCATTAATTTTTATA includes the following:
- the LOC122607709 gene encoding probable pectate lyase 13 isoform X1 — encoded protein: MGNHHSNSHGGHHHHFRNRKNNINNNNNNPNNDNYNPLHSSSSSSSSSTATAAAGSNQMRMPYDGVESSLRGIAGQAEGFGRHAIGGLHGPIYHVTTLSDDGPGSLRAGCRNKEPLWIVFDVSGTIGLSSYLNVSSYKTIDGRGQRVKITGKGLRLKECEHVIICNLEFEGGRGPDVDAIQIKPNSKHIWIDRCSLKDYDDGLIDITRQSTYITISRCNFSNHDKTMLIGADASHHGDRCMCVTIHHCFFDGTRQRHPRVRFAKVHLYNNYTRNWGIYAVCASVESQIYSQCNIYEAGQKKVAFKYLTEKAADKEEACTGCIISEGDLFTTGTTPGLLETTAGSSMFHPSQQYQTWTVEPPTQDLKLILQNCTGWQGVPLPLDNAPASNKMTFPYARVDSSLRGLAGQAEGFGRHAIGGLHGPVYHVTILSDDGPGSLRAGCRKKEPWWIVFDVSGTIELSSYLNVSSYKTIDGRGQRVKITGKGLRLKECEHVIICNLEFEGGRGPDVDAIQIKPNSKHIWIDRCSLKDYDDGLIDITRQSTNITISRCHFSKHDKTILIGGDASNHGDRCMCITIHHCFFDGTRQRHPRVRFAKVHLYNNYTRNWGIYAVCASVESQIYSQCNIYEAGQKKVAFKYLTEKAADKEEASTGCIISQGDLFVSGTQSGLLEPTAESSSFHPGQHYQTWTVEPPTEDLKLTLQHCTGWQGVPLPSGQ
- the LOC122607709 gene encoding probable pectate lyase 4 isoform X2 — protein: MADACNEPPVHVSLLKGSYISSIRTSTYNAPASNKMTFPYARVDSSLRGLAGQAEGFGRHAIGGLHGPVYHVTILSDDGPGSLRAGCRKKEPWWIVFDVSGTIELSSYLNVSSYKTIDGRGQRVKITGKGLRLKECEHVIICNLEFEGGRGPDVDAIQIKPNSKHIWIDRCSLKDYDDGLIDITRQSTNITISRCHFSKHDKTILIGGDASNHGDRCMCITIHHCFFDGTRQRHPRVRFAKVHLYNNYTRNWGIYAVCASVESQIYSQCNIYEAGQKKVAFKYLTEKAADKEEASTGCIISQGDLFVSGTQSGLLEPTAESSSFHPGQHYQTWTVEPPTEDLKLTLQHCTGWQGVPLPSGQ